A single window of Candidatus Dormiibacterota bacterium DNA harbors:
- the ispD gene encoding 2-C-methyl-D-erythritol 4-phosphate cytidylyltransferase — protein sequence MNVLAIIVAAGQGVRMGAGRPKAFLRLGGLTLLERSLAAFLSHPRVDRVVAAVPDPDEARRLLGPSADRVVLVRGGATRQESVRSALQAATSAEDEIILVHDAARPLVPRAIIDAVIASAEKSGAAIPGLVPPDTIKQVDEEGAAAATLPRDRLRLAQTPQGFRGDVLRDAYSRAERDGFTGTDDAALVERTGHLVVFVEGSQRNIKITTPGDLALAEAMLAAETEGEHGA from the coding sequence TCCGCATGGGGGCCGGCCGGCCGAAGGCGTTCCTGCGGCTGGGGGGGCTGACTCTCCTGGAACGCTCCCTCGCCGCCTTCCTGTCGCACCCGCGCGTCGATCGCGTGGTGGCGGCGGTGCCGGACCCCGACGAAGCGAGGCGTCTCCTCGGCCCGTCGGCCGACAGAGTCGTCCTGGTGCGCGGCGGAGCGACCCGTCAGGAGTCGGTGCGCTCTGCGCTTCAGGCCGCGACCTCGGCGGAGGACGAGATCATCCTGGTCCACGACGCGGCGCGACCGCTGGTCCCGCGGGCGATCATCGACGCCGTGATCGCCTCGGCGGAAAAAAGCGGCGCCGCGATCCCGGGCCTCGTCCCGCCCGATACGATCAAGCAGGTCGACGAGGAGGGGGCCGCGGCGGCGACCCTGCCGCGCGACCGGCTGCGCCTGGCGCAGACGCCGCAGGGCTTCCGGGGGGACGTGCTGCGCGACGCGTACTCGCGCGCCGAGCGCGACGGGTTTACCGGCACGGACGACGCCGCGCTCGTGGAGAGGACGGGGCATCTGGTCGTTTTCGTCGAGGGGTCGCAGCGCAACATCAAGATCACCACCCCCGGGGACCTGGCGCTGGCCGAAGCGATGCTGGCGGCCGAAACGGAGGGGGAACACGGTGCGTGA